A segment of the Leptospira barantonii genome:
AAAGAGAAGAATCTAACCAAGGCCTTGGAACTCGTTCTGGTTCTCAAAAAGGTATTTCCGAAAAAGAAGATGTTGATCGGAAAAGAAGGCGAAATCCACGTTAGACATATCCAACAGAAAGTGGAATACTGCGATCAAAACCAGTCGAATTGTGTTCCGGTCATTCATAACCTGATTTCATTTTCCGATTCCGATCTTCACGAAGCGAACAAAACATATACTTTGATTCCTCAGTTGAGTTATCTGGAAAAAGAGGATAAGGTTCTTCCCGTCGCAAAATGGAGCGAACGTCTCGATTCCATCTCGAAGGAAAACATAGAATTCATGCTCAACGCTTGTTTCGTTTTAGAATAAATTCTTAGATTTGAATATTCGAAAAGAATGAAATAAAGGCGTCCGCAGATTCGAATTCACTGCGGACGCGAAAGAGGGGAGAAGGATTAATACGGTCCGCTTACACAACGAACGTATCCGTTCGTGTCCGTTTTCGGCTTTTCCACAACACCTCCGATCATAAAGTCCACGATATATGCCATGGATCGATATGCTGTACCTTCAGGAATTTTATAGTTTTGCATACTATTGTTGGCACTTGCCACATATTCCTTTGGATCTGCATTGTCGAACCCAGTGCTCGATATGACCGGGGAATTTCCGGCAACGAAAGAATTTGTCGAAGTCCAAAATCTTCCTTCCGCCGTATTCGGAAACAAAGTCTGATTGATGATCGGTTTTGTCGTTTTGCTATAGTCTACGATCGATATCAGTTCCTTTACGCTGGGCAATCTCCATTGTCTACCGTCTCCTAACGTTATTCCGAGGTTGCGACAATACGCGACTGCCGTTGCCCAATCGCTCGTTTCTGCGGGTCCGGAAACAGAACCGCAATTCGTGTAGTTCATGGCCAAAGTTCCGCGTCCTCTTCCGCACTTTCTCCAGAGAATGCGGTTGCCCGTATCGTTGATCGTTCCGTCGTTCGGGTCCGTATAGGGGCCACCGATGGCGGTTAATGTTTCGATGATTCCAAGTAAGATGGTAAGAAGTATAAATGGTTTCAGTGATTTCATGGTAGTTATTCTCCTTAATCAGCGATGCACATAGCTAATGCATTGTAGTTTGGCCAGTACCAAGATCTCGACTTCCCTTTGTGGCTCATATGGGTCCCTCCTCCAAATACGGAGATTTGCCATGCTCCCCAAGCGTTCGCCGTGTTTCCTAAGTCGGTTCCGATCATTCCATTGGTTGTCGAAGCGCTGACGGCGTTCGTAGAGGTCCAATATCTTTCGTAGTCACTTTTGATAAAACCTGGGAAACTCGAGTTCTGGACCGTTGCGTTTCCGGCAGGGCCTTCATAGGTAAGAATTCCCATCTGTTCGCTAAGGGTCGGCAATCTCCAAGTTTTTACACCGGCAAACCCCGCGCCTGAGTTGGCGAGGTTGAGTTGTAAACAATACTCGATAGAATCTCCCCACGTTAAATCCAAGATTGACGATCCCGTGTTTCTGTTGATCAAAGCCAAGTTATAAGGATCAACTGCGTCTTGAATGCAGGTCCCGCCGGACCAAACATACGTCGCAGGGCAGGTTTTCCAGATCACGTTGTTGATCGTATCTTTTGTAATTCGATCGTTCGGATATCCAGGATTTGTAGTAGGTGTTCCAAGACCGTAAGGCATAACACTGAGTTCCGAATCCTGACCGGAACCGGTGCAAGACGTTAAGTTTCCCGAAACATCGTAACAGCTTGTTTGAGCTGTATCCGTGATAAGAATTACTTTGGTTTCAGCGACGGTTCTATAATCTAATTGAATCGTTCCGGAAACAATCGGACTGCCTGTAACGGAGTTTCCCGCTTTGTCTTTAAAATTTGCAACCACTGCACTCGCAAATAGAAGATAAAACGTATGCAATTCCGGTAATTTACTATTCAACGATATTTTGTAGGTTCTGGCATCGGGCCACGTTCCCGTCATCGTAGGCCATGGAATCAGGCTGTTCGGACTCGGACCGCTGTCATAATGCGACGGTAGCGGTTTTAGATTTACGTCCATATCTTCGTTAAAGGTAAACGTGAAATCGTTCTGATCCACGCTTAAGCTCAATGAATTGTCTGCCGGCGAAACGGAAGAAAAGGTTGGCGCGGTATTGTCGATGTTGATCGACGTTCCGTTGTATCCCACGTTACTTCCCGATGTGGTGAGGCAGATTCGAATCGAGTTCGCACCGACTGCAAGCGGGGCAGCGCCGCTGATCGTGCTGGTAATCTCGGTGTTTGCGGCCGCCGCGCCGGTGAGGGATAAAGAAACTCCGTTCGTGCCGGAAGTACAATTGGTTCCACCCAAACGAATATCGTAGTTTCCGGCAAGATCCGATTGCCATTTGATAACGCTCGAATCCACGCTTCTCATATCGGCTTTGGAAACGGAATTGATGGTGATCGTAGGATTTCCCACTGCGACGACGTATTGACTCGTGCTGACCGCGCTGATATTTCCCGCTTTGTCTACTGCGATCACTTTAACGTCCGTAGTTGCGTTATTCGCCACCGCAAAAGCAGAAGAATAAGCCGTGGAACCTGAACCGACCGTACCGTCCGCGGCGATCGTAGGATCGGTTCCGTCGTTACGATAAGCCCAAGCAAGACAACCGGAAGAACCCGTGTCGGTACAAGATAAGGTGATATTCGGAATCGAAGAACCAAAGGTTCCCGCTCCCGGACTAAAACCGATCGAAGGCGCCGCATCGTCTCTGATTCCCGTGATGGAAACGTTATCCCAAGCGAGAGTTCCGTCGGGACTTTTTAAACAAAGTTTGATTCCGTTGCTTCCCGGACTCAAATCAATCGCGTTGATTCTGTTGGTGGTGGAAGTGGAAGCGGTCACCGCAGAATTTGTATTTACGGTTCCGTCCGTACAATTGGTCGCGCCTGTACGAAGCTCGTAAGAGGCGTTCAAGCTCGAAGACCAAGAAATATCATAGTATTGAATCGCGCCGGAAGTATTACTCACATAGAATGTAGTCGCGGTGCTGTATGTAAGAGTTCCCACAGGAGCTACGGGTGTAGTAGGGATGATAGGAGAATCCGAACCTGGAATATCCCCCGGAAAAGAAATGTTAGAACCCGGAAGAAAGAAAAAATTAAACCCTTTCTTTCCCTCACCAACCAAACAATTCGAAAATAGAATGACCCAGCAAAAGCTAAGAGTATATAATAAGCGAATTTCTTTTTTTATTTTCGCATGTTGTCTTCTGATTTGTTTGATCATAAGAGATCCTCCACAACATTCTCGTTCACAAAATTTGCATTCACATGGAGGTAATTTACTCTTTTTTATTCAAGAATACGTCATCGCATATAACTAAGGAATTCTTTGATTATAAGTTAGAGTTTAATTCTCTATAGAGAATAGGACCACTCTGTAACGTTAGTCGCATTGTTGTAATAGTTTTAAGGAATGCTCTGAAAATGTGAGAAAAGTATGTTGAACTCTGTTCAAAGTGCAGTGCTTTGCCGTTTTTTCTAAAAATCCGTTATTCGATCATCCGCTAACGTGACTCGCTCTTTCTTTTCGCTAAATTCTCCCCGTTTTCAAAAAGATTTCGATATAAAAACTCGCTGAGATTGATCCGGCTTTCCTATAATTCAGGAGGGTTGAAAATTCTTACGTAAAACCTCGGTTTTGAGCGGGTTTTCGAGGGGCTTTATTGTTTTGGCTAAAAACAATAAATTTTTAACCCCGATAGTCATAAATTTTTTTCAGGAGTTTACGAATTATAATTCTAAAAAATAAAAAATGAGCAAATGCTCGGAAACCAGCTGTTACCATTGTGCAGGGAAAGCTATACGCAAAAGCAAGTAGCAAAGAGTGTTTGGAAAGAATTGTTTGCACGATCGAACAGCGAAGACATTCCCTCCCGAAATAAAAAGAAGTATGTCTGGCAAAAATACAAACAAAACGACAAAAGGATTCGGATGTGGAAGAGGTTAAATATTATTCTTTAGCGGCAATGTTATACTTTATGATTGCCGCATTCGGGATTTTTAAAAGGAATAAGCAAAAGAATCTCGGCGCCCCGGTGCTGTTTTTCTTGATGGCTTGTGTTTTTTGGTCTTTTACGGCCACGATTTTTATCACGGAAAATACTCTCGCAAAGAAGTTAGCCCAGTATTTTTACGCTTACTTTTCGGTAACGATCGCTTTCTTTTTTATGAGTCTCGCGGCAAACGCGAAGAACGGTGTTTTTCAGTGTATCTATGAGGAATTCTCCGCACTTCGAAAATTACTTTTGAGAAGTTTTGCGGTAACTGCGGCGATCGTAGTTGCTTGGGATCTGCTCGACGAATTCAAAATTCCGAATTTATCGGAAATGATTTCCTTGGGAACTTTCGTATTTTTCGTTTATCTTTTGTTTCAGATCGTGATCCCTTTGCGTTCTTCTAAAAATAAGGCGGCGATGGTGAGAATTCTCCCTTCCGTCGGAGTATTGTTGATCATCAAACTCACCGAGGTATTTCGTTATTTCGAAGGTGCGAAATTCATCGAACCGCTCAACACGATCAATTATTACTTTCTCATTCTTTCCCCGATCATTCTGAGCGAGTTTGTTCCGATGATTTCCGATCTTCAAAGAACTCAGAATGATTTTCTGTTGCGTGATTCCGAAAACGAAGACGATGGAGATAAGAATCTTGCGCAAAGGGACGCGAATCAAGAAAAACGATCCCTTTTAGAAGATCTCAATATCGAAAAGGTGGAAAGTAAACTTACGGAATTGATGCAAAGTGAAAAGATTCACTTGGATGAGGAGCTTAGACTTCCTTCTTTGGCATCCGAAATGGGGCTTTCCGTACACCACTTATCCGCATTCCTCAACGAACATATGGGAATGAATTTTAATTCCTTCATCAATCATCACAGGGTGAAAGAAGCCAAGGTGATGTTGTTGGAAGAACCGGATCGTTCCATTCTTTCCATAGGAATGGCAGTCGGTTTTAGCTCTTCCTCCGCGTTTCACAGGGCTTTTTTGAAAGAGACTAAAAAGTCTCCGAAGGCGTTTCGTGAGGAGAATCTTCCGAACTACAAAAGTAAAGAAGATGAAATGGAAGATTTAGATTCCAGATATTCCCATTCTATTTAAGAATCGAAGAAGCACGAATCCTCGTTTTGTCGCGTTAGTAGCTAGTAGCGCGGCTTTTCGAGGAAATGGAAATCCGCGGTTTTATTTTTTGGCCTCTACGCGCCTCGGCTTTGTTGTATACTTTTGGAAATGTAGGATCTATTACATTTTTAAAAAATGAGATTGGATTCTTACGTTTAAAAAAATGTCAAAACGAACGATTTCTTTTGAAAGAACCGAAAAGAAATTAGTTTTCACTAAAAATCGATTCAAAAAATAGTCTATGATTTGTCTTTCAAATAGGTTCAAACAAAGCGAATTTTCGAAAATCATGAAACCTGTTCCATTTTATAAAAACGTTATATTCTTTTTTACATCGATAATGCTCGGGTCCTGCGCCGAAGCAAATCGTTTTGCCTTGGACGGACAAAACGGAGCGTTACTCGCCTATGTCCAGGATACTTCGGAAAGTTCTGCCTCGGCCGGAAACTTGCCCGGATTTCGTTTCAGCGGAGTCGTTCAAGGGATCAAAACGGGAACCG
Coding sequences within it:
- a CDS encoding DUF1566 domain-containing protein translates to MIKQIRRQHAKIKKEIRLLYTLSFCWVILFSNCLVGEGKKGFNFFFLPGSNISFPGDIPGSDSPIIPTTPVAPVGTLTYSTATTFYVSNTSGAIQYYDISWSSSLNASYELRTGATNCTDGTVNTNSAVTASTSTTNRINAIDLSPGSNGIKLCLKSPDGTLAWDNVSITGIRDDAAPSIGFSPGAGTFGSSIPNITLSCTDTGSSGCLAWAYRNDGTDPTIAADGTVGSGSTAYSSAFAVANNATTDVKVIAVDKAGNISAVSTSQYVVAVGNPTITINSVSKADMRSVDSSVIKWQSDLAGNYDIRLGGTNCTSGTNGVSLSLTGAAAANTEITSTISGAAPLAVGANSIRICLTTSGSNVGYNGTSINIDNTAPTFSSVSPADNSLSLSVDQNDFTFTFNEDMDVNLKPLPSHYDSGPSPNSLIPWPTMTGTWPDARTYKISLNSKLPELHTFYLLFASAVVANFKDKAGNSVTGSPIVSGTIQLDYRTVAETKVILITDTAQTSCYDVSGNLTSCTGSGQDSELSVMPYGLGTPTTNPGYPNDRITKDTINNVIWKTCPATYVWSGGTCIQDAVDPYNLALINRNTGSSILDLTWGDSIEYCLQLNLANSGAGFAGVKTWRLPTLSEQMGILTYEGPAGNATVQNSSFPGFIKSDYERYWTSTNAVSASTTNGMIGTDLGNTANAWGAWQISVFGGGTHMSHKGKSRSWYWPNYNALAMCIAD
- a CDS encoding DUF1566 domain-containing protein; the protein is MKSLKPFILLTILLGIIETLTAIGGPYTDPNDGTINDTGNRILWRKCGRGRGTLAMNYTNCGSVSGPAETSDWATAVAYCRNLGITLGDGRQWRLPSVKELISIVDYSKTTKPIINQTLFPNTAEGRFWTSTNSFVAGNSPVISSTGFDNADPKEYVASANNSMQNYKIPEGTAYRSMAYIVDFMIGGVVEKPKTDTNGYVRCVSGPY
- a CDS encoding AraC family transcriptional regulator, which gives rise to MEEVKYYSLAAMLYFMIAAFGIFKRNKQKNLGAPVLFFLMACVFWSFTATIFITENTLAKKLAQYFYAYFSVTIAFFFMSLAANAKNGVFQCIYEEFSALRKLLLRSFAVTAAIVVAWDLLDEFKIPNLSEMISLGTFVFFVYLLFQIVIPLRSSKNKAAMVRILPSVGVLLIIKLTEVFRYFEGAKFIEPLNTINYYFLILSPIILSEFVPMISDLQRTQNDFLLRDSENEDDGDKNLAQRDANQEKRSLLEDLNIEKVESKLTELMQSEKIHLDEELRLPSLASEMGLSVHHLSAFLNEHMGMNFNSFINHHRVKEAKVMLLEEPDRSILSIGMAVGFSSSSAFHRAFLKETKKSPKAFREENLPNYKSKEDEMEDLDSRYSHSI